Sequence from the Orcinus orca chromosome 11, mOrcOrc1.1, whole genome shotgun sequence genome:
TCTTCTTGGGTTACCACCTTTTGAGGAAAGTCCCTTAAGTAGTCGTATAGTCACCGCAAAACAAGCTTTCCTACTTTTCACGAGTATGGTGTCAAAGTGGAGATTTTAGAAGACTTGCTTCACCTGTTCAAACCTGGGAACCGATGACAGTGTTGACAACTAACCTAAATAGGTCACTAAAGATCAGACCTCGTGTATTGTTACCAGTAATTAACTACTTAATTCTAATTTTGGTGTTTCTATCTCAAGGTTTTCTATTCTCGCAGCAACGTGTTTTACACATGGAGAGGGCCCTTAATAAATACTGGTGAATGGTCCTGTATCAGGATAACTCTTTAATACATAGTAAAGTCCTTGATAGCAAAATCACCACTTATCGGTTGGGTGCTTCAATTCATCATACAAAATCAGCATGTGCATTTGACTCCACCTCCACTTCCCGTTAACATCGTTCACACTGGCCTTCTTGTCTCCCAGGCTAAAAGACTTTTAAGGCCAAGACTGCTGTGTTATTTCTAGTCCCAGTTTTTAGGACCTGACACATGGTAGGCACTGGATAAACCCTGGTGTCATTTCATGCCAGCTTTCCATTTACCTTGATGCTTTTTACCTTATAACATCTCACTGCCACCGCTATTATAGTTCTTAATATTTTACGCCCTTCTTGCACTAAATTGTTCTTTCTTGCCACTGAGAATGATCATCATTATTCTTTCCTAGTCAAAACCCTGCAGTTACTACTAAATGTCTGTAGCAGTAGTtgtcaagattttattttttaagccctAGCAAACTTAATTCATACGAAACAATGGCATCCTGAAGAGTGGTTCGCTCTAGCTGTGATCCTCAACTTTGTATGTTGTGGGTGGGAGGCGAGTAGTTTGTAAAAGCACTCTCCACCAGGAAAATAAGCCCCTTCTCTTGTCCCTCTGCAGTCAAGTATAGCTTATAGTGTTGTTTATAGCATAGCATTCAAATTCTTAACTGCAATTCAAGGATTCTCATTAATCAGGCCCAGTCGTAAAGTGCCTGTTAGGCCCACAGTGAGGTGCCTGAGCTCAGTGTAGTGAAAAATGCCATGTGTGTTTGTGACAGAGGTGCCTACTTAAAGTGACATATGTGTTCTAGCAAAGTCTGTTTCATCCTGTGAACATAGCAAGCACAATCCTGTCTCTATGCTCAGGCTACGCACCCTGCCTGGATCACttccaggattttaaaaatttagaatcaGAAGTTCTCTATGAAATCTTTCATCAGCTTACTTATTCTAGTGATTTCCCCTACCAAGAAATTGTAGAGGATCACTCAGTTGATACTAGCTATTACTTTTTATACACACATGCCTTCTGTTTCCAGTCAGAGTTTAAAGATTTAAGTGACAGAGAAGGAGAACTTTGCGTACCCCTTGGTATCTTATGCTGTCCTTTGGACATGTCAGTAGCATGGAGTGGTAGGTAATTCATTCTTATGGAAGGGATATTTGTCCTTACCAAGAACTCCATAAAGTCATCTCCCTAGAATCTTTGataaatttaaacacacacacacgcgcggaGAGCTATTGGGCCAAACCTTGGTCCTACTGCCACAGGTTAAATTGATATCCTCTGAACCAGTGTTATAAGTTACTGATAAATCCCTAACCATTCAGCTTTatcttaaaaatactgaatcagtaCCAGAGTGGGGCTAATTTCCTAAGTTTGCCAGACTCTGAAACAGTACTTCATTTTTTAGTCTTAAGCCTATCACACCAGTATGTTTATATTGTACAGTGTTTTTTCACATTATGTAAGGTGAGTATTACTTCAGATAATTTAGACTGTAAAACAGTGGCATAGTCTTTTctcataaatgaaaataaattacagataaaAAGTTGGTAGGAATCCTAGAAAAtgtcttttcctccattcttgaTACTCTTGGCTTGTCTTCCTGACAGTAGAAAAACCGTAAGTTAAATATGCAAACAGTTCACTACTGATAAAGCTGAAAGGGTccccatttgtttttctcctcagcACTTATCATAGCTAACATTGTACTATATACATTTTGTTGCTGTTATCATCTCCCTCCTTAAAATGAACCTTCCACCAAAGGCAGGTCCTTTTTTGTTCACCTCTATCCCAGTGCTGAGGACAATACTTAACCCATAGGAGGCATTTAGCAAATAATTGTCAAGTAAATGACTGAACACACTTAACACCTGTGCTAGGGATGCAGCTCTGCATAGGACATGGTTACTGTTGTCAAGCTTATTATGGTGGATAAAGAAACATGTGAATACAGTTGACCCATGAGCAATGCCAGGGTTAGGGGCTTGGATCATACAGCAGTGGAAAATCCGAGTATAACTTGTGGTTGGCCCTCATATTCGAATTTCCTCCATAACCAGGGCTCTGCATccaggattcaaccaaccttgaatgtgtagtactgcagtatttactattgaaaaaaaaactgcatATAAGTGGtctcatgcagttcaaacctgtgttgttcaagtcgACTCTGATTACAAATCTGTGTGGAAAAACATGTATTGCTATGATAGCATAGAAGGGGAGTGGGTGATTTGTAAGAACTTCACAGGAGAAATATTTTGAAGGATAAACTGGTGATCATCCCTTAGAGCTAGTGAAATTAAGAACTTCCAGGTAAGAGTGTGTGTGAAGGTATAGAGGCTATTTATCTTAAaccagttttctctttctcttttttaagccATTTAAAGTTTTGGCAACTGAAACTATAAGTCACAAGGCATTAGATGCAGATATACACAGTGCAATTCCAACAGAAAAAGTGGATGGAACATGTTGTTATGTTACTACTTACAAAGGTAATATAAAACTGTACTAcaaatattacttatttttcttagtcACTTAAACTATATATATCTGAAATGGGGCATTGCTCTTCATAAACCCTTGGAAACCTAagtataataagaaaataataaaatcacaatTGGTACGTTATACTTATTATATCATTGTATCTTTCTCTTGGGGGAAGAAGGAACGATAACTAATATTTACTTAATACCCATTAAGGGCCAGACAGTATGATAAATGCTTTATATGTGTTATCTCTAATTTGCACAATAAGCCTCTCCATTTCACAGAAacggaaactgaagctcagagaacgTAAATAATTTGTTCGAGACCATATAATTAATGAAGGCTCAACTGGTAATAGGGTTTATCTGACCCTAAAGCTTGTTCTTATTCCACTGGTCCCAGTGCTGATTCcattgtttttattactattgGCAATGtctctaatttatttcattttaatgtacTTTAAACTCAAATAGAAATTGTCAActatgttaaggaaaaaaatgcattgaaaagagagaaataatctttgtgatttttttctggataGTGAAATTACCTCTCAATTCCAGCAAGAGAAATAGAACAGTTAAATGCATATTGAACACATTCTTTATATCAGGAAATCTCTTCTGAAGTGCATCTTTTGTCATgtttaattgtgataaaatacatatgacataaaatttaccatgttaaccatttttaagtgtacagttcagtggtgtgtACAGTTCTCATCGTTGTGCTGCTATCGAcacatccatctccagaactcttttcatcttgcaaaactgaaacttcctacccattaaacaactcagCATCCCCACCTTCTTCCAGACACCATTCTACTTTGTCTGTAGggttttgactactctaggtaactcatataagtggagtcTTAACAGTAGttgtctttttgtggctggcttatttcacttagcatattgtcCTCAagagtcatccatgttgtagtacatgtcagaatttccttcctttataaaaggatgaataatatttcattgtatgtatataccacaagtTTGTATATACTACataattgtgtgtatataccattcatccatcagtgtgTACTTGGGATGCTTCCATCTGTTGGCTGTTGGGAACAGTGGTGCTATGAAcatggtgtacaaatatctgagtccctgctttcaattctttggggtatgtaTCAAAGAATGGAACTCCTGGATCATAtactaattctttttaaaattttttgaggaactgtcatactgttttctgtagcagCTGCAGTATTTACATTCCTAGCAGGACTTCAGAAGGGTTCCAgcttctccatatcctcaccaacacttgtttctttctatttttttgatagtagccatcttaATGGGTGTGAGTGCAGTGCGTTCTTTTATGTTTATTGTGAAAAGAACAAAAGGTCCATTCAACAGAAATGACAATGTAGTTTTAATCTGGTTCTTCATATTATTTATTGGTATAGCTAATGAGTAATATATAGTGCCTAAACCAAACTTtaatcagtaatttttaagataagtctctgatttatatgtttgaagaaactaaaagatttttttagacTTATATTAAGAAACTTCAGTGTGCATCATATGTGTAATCATGTATAATGGTAGCAGTTAAACAAGATTGGATTGCTAAAGAGAACTTACAGAACCCAGAGTGACAGTGCTTGCAGATTCACAGTTTATTACAGGTAAAGGATAGGCAGTGCAGCAAAGGCATTAAAAGGATGCGCGTCACAACTAAAGACTCTCTCACAGCAAAGCATCTGGTGAGACCAGGTGAAAGCTTCTATGGTCCCCCGCCCCGactcctcccccaccttcctgACAAATCCAGGCAGGACACACTTTCTTAAAGCAGGGACCACCACTGATATAGACAGGGAACACCTCAGAAACCGGGAATCTGAAATGGAGTCTCAGCTGgggatttttatattttgctggCCCTGAAGGTATCTTCCTGCTAAGTAACCAGCCTCAACATCAGCCCTCCAGGAGTCTCACTGAGACCAGGTGCAACTCATTAGCCTCACTGTTGTCAATAAAGAGTGCTGGCACCTGCCCTGAAACTTCTCAGATCCCTGACTGTAAAGCATTGCTATTAATCAATGTTTCTTGCCTTGACCCCAGGGGTCAGAGCCATGCAAAACAGTTTAGCCTCACTCCACATTTTTGGGAATTAACCCTCATAGCACATAGTTCGGTTTCAGGGGAAGTGTGAATACAATTTTCTGGTTATGTTTCCATTTAGTATAGAGGTAGCTTCGGTTTCTCACAGTTGCTAGTTTCTAATAAAATATGGCTGTGGAATGTCCTTATGAAAGAGTCACATTTGCTTTTCATCTCATCCCCATCACTCTCTAACCAAAGACTTAAGTCTTATACATCAGGTACTGTTAGGTAGGATGTCTGTTATACTGCTTATCTCCCTTTGTCTTCTGGGTTGCTTCTCTTAGAGGAGATGACTCCTACCGtttattgaaaaattttataCGGAAATGTCTTTCaagataaattttattgtttgcctcttaaacttttttttttcctttcattattttttaggtCAGCCATACCTTTGGGCTCGGCTAGATAGAAAACCTAACAAACTAGCTGagaaaaggtttaaaaattttCTACATTCAAAACAAAACTCTAAAGGTTAGtgggtccttttttttctttttttttaaagcttttcatgATTTAAGTTGAAATTTTTGGCTTATTTCTTGCTATGGTGTTCTTTATATTATATGCTTCTTTACAATTTAAGcactttgggaaaagaaaaaattataattgaaTATCTTTATATGTAAAAGCatattcttgaaaaatatttcaaaatattttcctaacaCTTCTGTGACTCTTCATTGTAGCATGTCCATTTTATTAAAACATACaaattattgtgtgtgtgtatacatatatatacacacacacatatatatatatataatgagtgACACATTTTGGTTTTGTCTACCTAAGAGACAAATGGGTAATTTTATAAATCAGGCACAAATCTCAAaggattattaatatttttaattattacagTAGATACTTCTAAATATTATATAAGTAGATACATACATTTATTGTTATATATCCACTCATTCATACATataatctttatatatttatattcatagtGCATTAAAAATTTACCATAAATCACACATGCTGGAACATTGGTTGCTTTAGTTAGACTGTTACTACTGTTACAGATAGTGGTGGGttcaaaattgaaaatttaaagtGTTAGTACCTTAACCCTGAGAAGTAGTCACATTGTGGTGGTAGTGAATGGAGACTAATTATATGATACCTGGCATTATGGGGTTCATTAGCTGTTCCCACTTTGAATTTGTTCagtgttatatgtatttttttaaagtatcgcCACACATAAGATTATTTAactcttttagaatttttttggaATGTTGAGGAGGACTTCAAACCTGTTCCAGAGTGCTGGATACCAGCGAAGGAAATAGAACAATTAAATGGGAATCCAATGCCTGATGAAAATGGACACATTCCTGGTATTATTATACATTCAATTGGAAATTACAGAACTTAATTTTAATATGGTTCTTCATGGTATTTATCTGTATAGCACAAATTTTCTAAGTCTAATTTAAGTTTAACGATACCAAAGATGTTTCATATCAAGAACGTCCTCTCAAGTTTAGAATCTTTTCTCAGGTGGACAGTTTACTACCTGTAGTCTGTGAAGATTAATAAAGCATTGAGTGTGGGAATAGCCTTGAAGTGTTGTCACGATGACGGTATGTTCTAATCTGAAATGGGATATTAAGCTTTTTACTTTTTAGACTGGGGAtaacaatatgtatatattttttgcaaaGATCCTAGAAGACTGTCTTGAAGGGAAGTGAAAATAGGTGTCTCACAGTAGTTTTTCTGGAGATGAGAAAATTTTGCAGAAGTGTGCTGAGTAGAAGGATAACTCCAGATTAAAAGAACCTATAATGTGCAAAGTACTCTTTGATTCTGGTAATGCAAAAGTGAGGAGGATCAGAACCTTTATCCTTGATGATCTTTGATGATCTTTTAGACAATAGGAAAAATCTACCAATAATAGTATGATTTaagaactaaaaggaaataatacacaGGGTACAAttggagaaaagaggaagaactcCTAGTTCAACCTGTGGTGGTTAGAGGAGGCTTCTAAGGAGAGTGGACATTGAAACTGAAGCTTAAGAACCAGGAAGTTAGTTGGCGAAGGAAGGGAGAAGGTCAGCTTAGGCAAACTCCCACAAAGGGGAGAGATCATGGAGTCtttgagaaattttaaataacaccTTATTGTGGCTGGAATGTTTAGAGTGTATGACACTTGAAGCTATAAAAGTAGAGGCTGGAGATGTGGAATGGGCTCAGATCTTACAGGGGTTTATATTCCATCTGAAGAAGTTTGAAATTTATCCTGAAGATGATTATTAAGTAGAGCTACAGCATAACTAAATTTAAATTCTTGAAATAGAATTACAAGGGAGATAGTAGATCAGCAAAGAGGTTATTATAGTAATCTGGGTGAATAATGAATGCCAAAGATGTGACGGTCATAGTAGTGTTTATGCcctagtttgtctttttttttttttttttttcggtaaggAATTCTCCACAACAAAGAAGCCTAATCTGCCATCAGTAGTTAGGAAGGGAATAGCAgtaacattcaataaatgtagaaTCAATaaattgttcaataaatactggAACAATACAGTAAATTGCAGAACACTTGCATCTGTCTATCGTCCCTGAAACTGGAGAGAAGGTAGAgagaaaacttaatttaaaaaaaggttttggtGCTGTGTCTTAGAATGGTGCTCAATTCTTATTGAAAATGtgaattttctattaaaataatgcTGAGTGCTCCAAAGTGACTAACAGGTTAATTCCTCAGCAGAATCAAGAATGAGACCTtatgattaaagaaaaagattatgATTTACAAAGTAGTAAAACTGCTAACATTTCCACTGATGTTAAAAGTGATACCTATGTGTGATAGAACAtccagaaaatacagagaatttgcaacaaaaattaaaattaccttAGGTCTTAATCCAAAGAAAAACAGTGCAATAAAAAacacttctttctttaaatgatAGGTTGGGTACCAgtggagaaaaacaacaaacagtaTTGCTGGCATTCCTCTGTAGTAAATTATGAATTTGAAATCGCCCTGGTACTGAGGCATCATTCTGATAATCCTGGTCTTTTGGAAATTAGTGCAGTGCCACTCTCAGATCTGTTAGAACAAACACTGGAGCTTATAGGAACCAATATTAATGGAAACCCATATGGTGAGTAAAGCCTTTTTCTTGTTTAGTTACagtagttatttttaaagaaaacttcctaggttcaactgaaaaaaaatacacactaaaGAAATGACTAATAAACTTGagttatttgttttggtttttagattccatatataagtgaaatcatacagtatttgtctttttcttctttcatttagcataatatcctttaggtctatccatgttgttgcaattggcaggatttcattctttttttatggctgagttttattccattttctgtgtgtgtgtgtgtgtgtgtgtgtgtgtgtgtgtgtgtgtgtgtgtgtgtgtgtgtgtgtgtgtgtgtgtgtgtgtgtgtgtgtgtgtgtgtgtgtgtgtgtacacacaccccatatctttatccattcatctattgatgggcacttaggttccttttcatggctaggTAATTAGTTAGCATTAATTAACAGCTAGGagtaaagtaaataaaagaattagCAATGAATAGCATATCAAGCATTAGAATATACACCATGATGATTTGAGTACAAGTCCTGAGGGCACTATGGAGTATTGTTAACCCAGGGATGAAGACAGACCCAAGGTCATTAAAGCTGGAATAGCAAAATCCTATATAGAGATCAGAAGCAGACTGATTGGCAGGTGAAAAGAATCTAAGACAGTAATTATACAAGTTATCAGATACAGCGTGGCTGTTTGGTAAATACTGAATGATAGTTGAATTGTGGCTAATGGTGTAGAGCAGGAGTTGGTGGACTTTTCTATAAAAGGCTAGACAGTAAATATTTAGGATTTTGGGGCCATATCTCTGAAACAGGCCATAGAGAGTACTTAAATGAATGGGTTGGCTGTGTTCCATTGAAacaatttacaaaaacaggcaccTGGCTGGGTTTAGTCGAAGGTCATAGTTTGCCAATTCCTGGTATAGAGCACACAAAGGTGGAATTTAGATTTAATGGGATAAGGTGCCGACTTTTGAGTGAGGGCACTTGTCTCTGTTCAAGGAATTAAACTTTTTGGTAAATTTATTCCTCAATGTTTTAGAGGCCTTTTTTAATTTGGAGGGAGaaatttcctcattctttttgaaACTTCTGTATGGCTAATGGCAAAGTTTTACAATTTTAGGGTTAGGAAGCAAGAAGCATCCGTTACATCTTCTTATACCGCATGGAGCATTTCAAATAAGAAATCTACCTACTTTGAAGCACAATGATCTGTTGTCCTGGTTTGAAGGTTGCAGAGAGGGCAAAATTGAAGGAATAGTGTGGCACTGCAGTGATGGCTGTTTAATCAAGGTACTGGCAGAAAATAATTAGTGGGATTATGTCATTTTATGTTCTTAAAGTAGAAGTGGCACTAATATGCTCTACAAATTGCAGTAATCCTGATATGCAgtaatttaatttcttcatctcacATGCCACCATCTTTATATGATAAAGTTGTGTTTCCCAATATGTATTTATTCTGTGGGGCGTTCGTTCTTCTAGATGTGCTTCagaattaaagtgatgaaaatgtccGGAAAACCCTGCATACTATGTATTGCCTTCTTGGAAATTCATGTTGAACATTAGTGTTCTCTAAGACATCTGTACTAATAACTTAGTTTAACGCAGCATTTCTCAAAGGTACCTGATTATAGAATTCGTTGAGTTAAAAGAGTGCCAAGGTGACAGTTAATATATACAGAATGAATTCTTTTACCCTTTGCACCCTTTCTGTCTCCTGGACTTGTCTGTTTGATTTCACATAGGTTCTAGTTTGTAATGTTCAAAACTGGACCCTAGTCCAGTTTGGACCAACCCCAACTCCAAACAATTCACTGAAGCCAAAAACTTAGATATCATTTTTAACCCCTCTCTCCATCACTTCCTACATCCAATTATCAGTTCTAAAAGAGTCTCATCTCTTGCATCTGTGTACTTCTTACCAACCAGTTGGctgttgattttaatttaaaacaagattCATGCCTGAATTATTTTGTCACCCTCCTCAGCGTTATCTTTCAGTCTTATCCCTGTCCTGTCCATGCTTCACAAATGAATGAGAATACTACTTCCCTGAGTAAAAGTGTTCAGTGACATTAAGATTTTTCATGATCTGGCCCCAGCTCAGACTTCCAGAACTCTTTACCCCCATCTCCCAAACACACCCACGCTGTGTATGTTCTTAACTAAATGCAACCAGAGCAAAAACACGATTCTATCACATGGTATTTCTTTTGGTTAGAATGCCTTCCGCCCACATTTTTCAATTGGCTAACTTCTGCACTCAGCAATAGACTCTATTATTCATTACATTTTTATGGAGCCCCTGATTATGTTCCTGGCATGTTTCCAGGTGCTGGAAATAGAGTCAACAAAACAATGTCTCTgccttcatgaagcttacattctaatggggaaGATAGACAATAAGCAAGTAAATATGTAATATGTCAGGAGAacagctatgaaaaaaaaaagggtaagatGACATGGAGCCTTAACTAGTGCCTGGGagatagtaggcactcaaaagaTTTGTAAGTGAATGAAGATAATACAGGCTAAAAGCTAatgcccttttttgtttttcttttcaggtcCATCGCCATC
This genomic interval carries:
- the C11H12orf29 gene encoding uncharacterized protein C12orf29 homolog isoform X1 → MRRLGSVQRKMPCVFVTEVKEEPSTKREHQPFKVLATETISHKALDADIHSAIPTEKVDGTCCYVTTYKGQPYLWARLDRKPNKLAEKRFKNFLHSKQNSKEFFWNVEEDFKPVPECWIPAKEIEQLNGNPMPDENGHIPGWVPVEKNNKQYCWHSSVVNYEFEIALVLRHHSDNPGLLEISAVPLSDLLEQTLELIGTNINGNPYGLGSKKHPLHLLIPHGAFQIRNLPTLKHNDLLSWFEGCREGKIEGIVWHCSDGCLIKVHRHHLGLSWPIPDTYMNSKPVIINMNLNNYVYAFDAKCLFNHFSKIDNQKFGRLKDIILNV
- the C11H12orf29 gene encoding uncharacterized protein C12orf29 homolog isoform X4 is translated as MRRLGSVQRKMPCVFVTEVKEEPSTKREHQPFKVLATETISHKALDADIHSAIPTEKVDGTCCYVTTYKGQPYLWARLDRKPNKLAEKRFKNFLHSKQNSKGWVPVEKNNKQYCWHSSVVNYEFEIALVLRHHSDNPGLLEISAVPLSDLLEQTLELIGTNINGNPYGLGSKKHPLHLLIPHGAFQIRNLPTLKHNDLLSWFEGCREGKIEGIVWHCSDGCLIKVHRHHLGLSWPIPDTYMNSKPVIINMNLNNYVYAFDAKCLFNHFSKIDNQKFGRLKDIILNV
- the C11H12orf29 gene encoding uncharacterized protein C12orf29 homolog isoform X5 — protein: MQIYTVQFQQKKWMEHVVMLLLTKCVLGMLPSVGCWEQWCYEHGVQISESLLSILWGQPYLWARLDRKPNKLAEKRFKNFLHSKQNSKGWVPVEKNNKQYCWHSSVVNYEFEIALVLRHHSDNPGLLEISAVPLSDLLEQTLELIGTNINGNPYGLGSKKHPLHLLIPHGAFQIRNLPTLKHNDLLSWFEGCREGKIEGIVWHCSDGCLIKVHRHHLGLSWPIPDTYMNSKPVIINMNLNNYVYAFDAKCLFNHFSKIDNQKFGRLKDIILNV
- the C11H12orf29 gene encoding uncharacterized protein C12orf29 homolog isoform X2 translates to MQIYTVQFQQKKWMEHVVMLLLTKCVLGMLPSVGCWEQWCYEHGVQISESLLSILWGQPYLWARLDRKPNKLAEKRFKNFLHSKQNSKEFFWNVEEDFKPVPECWIPAKEIEQLNGNPMPDENGHIPGWVPVEKNNKQYCWHSSVVNYEFEIALVLRHHSDNPGLLEISAVPLSDLLEQTLELIGTNINGNPYGLGSKKHPLHLLIPHGAFQIRNLPTLKHNDLLSWFEGCREGKIEGIVWHCSDGCLIKVHRHHLGLSWPIPDTYMNSKPVIINMNLNNYVYAFDAKCLFNHFSKIDNQKFGRLKDIILNV
- the C11H12orf29 gene encoding uncharacterized protein C12orf29 homolog isoform X3, which translates into the protein MLSWYGPGAVRKRAFHSHCLWTHHEAPGLGAAENAVCVCDGGERGAFHQKGASGQPYLWARLDRKPNKLAEKRFKNFLHSKQNSKEFFWNVEEDFKPVPECWIPAKEIEQLNGNPMPDENGHIPGWVPVEKNNKQYCWHSSVVNYEFEIALVLRHHSDNPGLLEISAVPLSDLLEQTLELIGTNINGNPYGLGSKKHPLHLLIPHGAFQIRNLPTLKHNDLLSWFEGCREGKIEGIVWHCSDGCLIKVHRHHLGLSWPIPDTYMNSKPVIINMNLNNYVYAFDAKCLFNHFSKIDNQKFGRLKDIILNV
- the C11H12orf29 gene encoding uncharacterized protein C12orf29 homolog isoform X6, producing MLSWYGPGAVRKRAFHSHCLWTHHEAPGLGAAENAVCVCDGGERGAFHQKGASGQPYLWARLDRKPNKLAEKRFKNFLHSKQNSKGWVPVEKNNKQYCWHSSVVNYEFEIALVLRHHSDNPGLLEISAVPLSDLLEQTLELIGTNINGNPYGLGSKKHPLHLLIPHGAFQIRNLPTLKHNDLLSWFEGCREGKIEGIVWHCSDGCLIKVHRHHLGLSWPIPDTYMNSKPVIINMNLNNYVYAFDAKCLFNHFSKIDNQKFGRLKDIILNV